The genomic DNA ATGGGTGGTAGTAACTTGGCGTCGTAAATAGTTCAATGCGGCAAACGTAGGGGACTTTCGGTACGATCCGTCCCGCCCTGTCCGGACGGACGTGGGGCGGGATGGAGAGCCGGATCATCTTACCGGAAATTCCGTAATCCGGAGGGTCGTGCATCCGTAAGGGATCAGTTCGATCGTCTCCTCGTCGCCAAAGTCTTTGCCTTGCTGCGTGTAGTAGGGTACCGGACCTGCCGAGCCTCTGACTTGCGTCCAGCCGTTCAGTCGCATTGCCTTCGTTTTGATGCGTATGGGGGCGTTCTCGACATTCCATGGATAGGGGGTGGTAATGTCTGATTTTTCTACCGTGAAAGCATCCTTGATCCGGTCGGGCGAGAAGGAACGGGCCGGCAGGGCGTAGTTCCAGGGACTGTCAGACGTCACCTCGTAATACCATTTGCCGTACACGTCGGACTTATCGCTTTCAAACGCTTTCTTTTCCCATTTCTCGTTCATCTTCAGGGCATAGACCAGCGGTCCCCGTTCGACAACAGCGCTGTTTTCATACCAGCGGCTGACGGTCACCTCCATCGGCAGTTCGAGGGATAGGATATCGCCCTCTTTCCATTCCCGGTTGATACGTGTGACGGTTCCGGGATAGGCATCGACCGTCAGCGGTTTGCCGTTGAGCTTGACCACCGGTTGCTTGCACCAGCCCGGTATGCGCAGGTGGAAGGGGAAGAAGACCTTTTTCACTTTCTTGTCCGTAAACGAAACATGGTAGCGTACTGTCTCCTCGAAAGGATAGGCCGTTTCCTCTTTCAGGTTCACCTCGATTCCTCCTGCCACTCGTGCCGTTACTTGCGAGGGGGCGAAGAGCAGGGAGGCGAGTCCGTTGTCGGCAGTCGCGTACCAGAGGTTCTGGACGAATTTGGGCCAGCCTTGGTGAAGATTGGACGTGCAACAGGGATAGCCGGTCAGCTCGCCGAAAAGCAGGTCGGTGTCGTCGTGCGGGGTGGAGAACTCCCTCCACTCGCGGGTGACGGCGATCTGGTTGGTCTGCTGGTAATACTGGCGGGCGGAGTAGTCGTCGGTCACTTGAGTGGGCAAGGCGTTGTATGCCACGCGCTCCAGGTAGTCGGCCCATTGCATGTCCCCTGTGACCTCCAGTATCGTTTCCAGTGAGTACATCATCTCTACGGCGGTACAGAGCTCTGAGCCTGTCGTCGGTTTGCCGAAGCGCAGCAGTTCGTCTCCTCCCCAAAGGCCGGTAGGCAATCCGATGGTGTGACGGATGTCGTTGACCGCTTGGCGGGTGGCTTGGATTTGCTTGGAGTCTTTGCCTTGCTGGTAATAAACGATCGGTTCCTTGAAACCTTGTGCGAGGTTCACACAGTGCAGGCTGTGTTGGCGTCTGAGATGATTTTGATTTAAAAAGATATCTGTCCAGTTGAACGTCTGTTTATGGATTAACTCGCCTAAATCCAACAGGAATTTGTCGCCGGTGATGTTGTACAGCCAATAGACGACCATCAGGTTATCCCCTCCGCGCTGTTCGCCCCAGAAGGTCCATTTGCCTAACGGGTTTTTGGGCAGTTCGTCCAGTTGGTATCGGAAATATCGGGTCATGAAGTCGATCACGCGCCGGTCCTGCGTAGCCGTGTAGTATTGTTGCATGACTTTCAGCATGACCATTTTGGGCCACCAGTCTTGCGCGTTGTTGCGTTGCAGACCGGGTTCGTAGTCGCGGTCGGTATCGGGGCCGAAGTAGCCGTTGGGCTTTTGTGATGCCAAGGTCCATTCGATCCAAGGTTGTACCTTTTCGATCAGGGCTTGGT from Parabacteroides merdae ATCC 43184 includes the following:
- a CDS encoding beta-L-arabinofuranosidase domain-containing protein, whose protein sequence is MNKLKKIFLTAVATLTVATVSAAGEEPAAESYRNNRHPLLQKDYIQLPLGTIRAEGWMHDQLTRMRDGMTGHLDKVYTKVMGPRNGWLGGDGDVWERGPYWIDGLLPLAYLLNDQALIEKVQPWIEWTLASQKPNGYFGPDTDRDYEPGLQRNNAQDWWPKMVMLKVMQQYYTATQDRRVIDFMTRYFRYQLDELPKNPLGKWTFWGEQRGGDNLMVVYWLYNITGDKFLLDLGELIHKQTFNWTDIFLNQNHLRRQHSLHCVNLAQGFKEPIVYYQQGKDSKQIQATRQAVNDIRHTIGLPTGLWGGDELLRFGKPTTGSELCTAVEMMYSLETILEVTGDMQWADYLERVAYNALPTQVTDDYSARQYYQQTNQIAVTREWREFSTPHDDTDLLFGELTGYPCCTSNLHQGWPKFVQNLWYATADNGLASLLFAPSQVTARVAGGIEVNLKEETAYPFEETVRYHVSFTDKKVKKVFFPFHLRIPGWCKQPVVKLNGKPLTVDAYPGTVTRINREWKEGDILSLELPMEVTVSRWYENSAVVERGPLVYALKMNEKWEKKAFESDKSDVYGKWYYEVTSDSPWNYALPARSFSPDRIKDAFTVEKSDITTPYPWNVENAPIRIKTKAMRLNGWTQVRGSAGPVPYYTQQGKDFGDEETIELIPYGCTTLRITEFPVR